The nucleotide sequence TTACTAAAATGAACAGAATCAGGGCGTTTTTCACAAAAAATGGGGGTTTATTGGAGCAATATAGCATTTTGACTGCTTGCCGCTAAATATAATGCGCCTTATTCCCGGCAGGCTAGAAACTGCCTACGCGATTCCCGGATTCCTATCAATTATCTTCGCAAGGCCCACCGAGCCGGGTATATGGCTTGTGAATCAGGACTGGCCGTCCAAAGCCGGGGAAAATCCTCACTGAGCAGGGTATACGTGACAACCCTACGTAAAGTGGCATACTATTAGTAAGTTCAATCCCAAACCAAATGCTAACCCCTACCCATGCAAGCAGTATCAAAGCAGAAGTCGGCCATCTCCCATGTAGAATCGATGGCCAAATGGATGGATTCCCGCTTTACCATTCCCGGCACCAACATCAGGTTTGGTTTCGACGCTTTGATAGGACTTATCCCCGGTGCCGGTGACTTCGCTACCCTTTTGATTTCCGGGTATATGGTTTCGATTTTAGCCAGGAACGGCGCCAGCGGATTTGTGCTGGCCCGGATGGCCCTCAATATTGTGATCGACGCCCTGCTCGGGTCCATCCCCCTTATCGGTGATATTTTCGATGTAGCCTTCAAGGCCAACGTTCGGAACGTAAAACTCATGCAGGAGCATTATGTGGAGGGACGCCACAAGGGCGGGGCCTGGAAGATCGTGGTACCTATTATGCTGCTGCTCATCCTACTGGTAGGTGCCCTGGCCTGGCTGAGTTATAAGTTTTTTGTCTGGGTGTTTGACTGAGTTTTTATTCTGAAGCCGGTTTTCAAATCGAGCGTATCGAATTTACTTGCACCAGAGACTATTCTCTATTTAAACCTACCCCTATCCGCCACTCCACTCGAACTTTTCCCCATTGCAAATGATTAGTTGATATATACCAATCGACAAACATTTGCGCCCCAACCTACCCCCTAAAAAAGACTCTACCTCCCAATCGCTCCGCAAGCGATTTTCAGCGTTACAGAACCTACCGCCGTTTTTCCGCCTGGTGTGGAATACCAGTAAGCCCCTGACGGTCGGCAATGTGGTGTTCCGGCTACTGAAAGCCGGCATTCCGGTGGTAATGCTATACATTGGTAAGGAAATCA is from Salmonirosea aquatica and encodes:
- a CDS encoding DUF4112 domain-containing protein is translated as MQAVSKQKSAISHVESMAKWMDSRFTIPGTNIRFGFDALIGLIPGAGDFATLLISGYMVSILARNGASGFVLARMALNIVIDALLGSIPLIGDIFDVAFKANVRNVKLMQEHYVEGRHKGGAWKIVVPIMLLLILLVGALAWLSYKFFVWVFD